The genomic stretch TAGCATGACTCGGTAATCACTGACTTGAGCAATGTCAGACATCAACTTTTGGGCAAACCCGTCTGCCAAGTCATAGCTTAACCCTTCGCTCGTGAAGTTATCTTGAAACTTGAATTCGATAAGGTGAGTATCGATGGCTTGGGTAATACGCACTTCCGATTGCTTGTAGGTAAACACGCCCATCACCACGACCAAAACACTGATCCAGATGAAGTTCATCAGTCCCAAGCGCCACGGGCTGATTTTATTTTTTTTCTGAGGGGGCTTTTTCTCTTTCGACATCTCGCAGACCGCACGAGTCAGAGGGCCGGCAGGAAAAGTAACGGCAGGTGCGATAGGCAGAGTCTCTTCTTCTGGTTCTTCAACCAAAGGTGCGTTCTCTTCCTCTTCACTTTGGCGACTTGCGACAAACTCTTCATGCGTCATCGGAGTCACGTTCGCCACCAGCTTGTAGCCACGTTTCGGTACTGTAATGACGTAACTGGTATTTTCTTCCCGACCGTCACGCAGCAATTTACGCAACTCAAAAATGGACTGAGTCACCACTTGATCGGTCACAATCGCCCCAGCCCAAACGTACTGGATCAATTCCTCGCGATTGAACACCTCATTTGCATGCTCAGCTAAGAAGTGCAAAAGATTAATTAAGCGCGGCTCAACAGTAACTTCCCTATCTTGTCGATACAGCTTATTTTCATCAACGCTTAAAACCCAGTCATTGATTTGAAAATAGACTCCAACCATGTATGAAAACTCTCGTATCTACCAGACAGCTATCGCTGTAGGAATGATGGAACTTCACATTCGCACAGTCGACCAAAAGCGAGATTATAGGTGGGAAAACGGCGTGCACCTAGAAAAGCAAGCCGCCAAAAATGCAAACTTAAGTTAAGTGATGCAAAAATGAGACTACTCAAGTGCTGCAAGAATAGAACAATGACTGGCATCATCGTTTGTATGGCCACAGCACGCATCATTAATCTTCTTCAAAGCACGGCGAATTTTCGTCAGTTCGTTAATCTTCTCGTCGATCAGCTCTAACTTGGCAGAAGTAATGGCTTTTACCTCTGCACAACTGTGTTCTGTCGCCTCTAACTTAATTTCTAATAGATCTTTTATCTCATCCAAACTCAACCCTAGCTCTTTCGCTTTTAAGATGAAGCGCACCTGCTTTTGATTCTCTTCATTATAAAGTCGGTAGCCTGATTCGCTTCGCCCTGCGGGTTTTATCAACGCATTTTTCTCATAAAAACGCAGTGTATCTGAAGTCACACCACAGCGTTTTGCCAACTCACCTATCTGAAACATAACTTTCCTTATTAACTATCTCGTTACTTTTAAAGCTAAAGAACGACTTTTTTGCAATTATTTTTGAGATGCCAAACGATTGCGCGAGCTTTTTTGTAATAAATTGGTTAGAATACGCGCCATCAAATGTGGAGACTGTTTTCTAAGCATGAAAACACCTGCAAAGGTCTTTACCAAAACTGGCCAATATTTTACCCCAAGAGGTAAAAACAAGTTCATTTTTGGCAAACATCTTTAACTCCGTGAATTTGAGGAAAATGGAAGCATGAATAACGCTCGTCCTATTCGCCGTGCGCTTATCAGCGTATCAGACAAAACAGGTATTGTTGAGTTTGCACAAGCTCTTGCTGAGCGCGGTGTCGATATCCTATCTACTGGTGGTACAGCACGCCTACTTGCCGAACAAGGCATCGCAGTAACAGAAGTCTCTGACTACACAGGTTTCCCAGAAATGATGGACGGCCGCGTTAAAACGCTTCACCCGAAAGTTCACGGTGGTGTGCTTGGTCGTCGTGGTCAAGATGACGACGTGATGGCAAAACATGGCATCAACCCAATCGACATGGTCGTTGTTAACCTATACCCATTTGCAGAAACCGTTGCAAAAGATGGCTGTACTCTTGCTGACGCAGTAGAGAACATCGATATTGGCGGTCCTACCATGGTTCGCTCAGCAGCGAAGAACCACAAAGACGTAACTATCGTTGTCAACGCTTCAGACTACGACCGCGTAATCGCAGAGATGGACGCAAACGACAAGTCCCTAACTCTAGAAACGCGTTTCGACCTTGCTATCGCAGCATTTGAACACACCGCCGCTTACGATGGCATGATCGCAAACTACTTCGGCACCATGGTTCCATCTTACGGTGAGAACAAAGAAGGTGATGAAGAGAGTAAATTCCCTCGCACCTTTAACCAACAATTCGAGAAGAAACAAGACATGCGCTACGGTGAGAACAGCCACCAAGCTGCCGCATTCTACGTTGAAGCCAACCCACAAGAAGCGTCTGTTTCTACTGCTCGCCAAATCCAAGGTAAAGCCCTTTCTTACAACAACATCGCAGACACGGACGCCGCACTTGAATGCGTGAAAGAGTTTAATGAGCCAGCATGTGTAATCGTAAAACACGCCAACCCATGTGGCGTCGCGCTAGGTAAAGACATCCTAGAAGCATACAACCGCGCTTACCAAACAGACCCAACATCAGCGTTCGGCGGCATCATCGCATTCAACCAAGAGCTAGATGCTGAAACAGCAACCGCTATTGTTGAGCGTCAATTCGTTGAAGTAATCATTGCTCCCTCTGTTTCTGCTGAAGCGATTGAAGTCGTTGCCGCGAAGAAGAACGTACGTCTACTAGAGTGTGGCGAGTGGTCAACGAAGACAACGGGCTTTGACGTGAAACGCGTCAACGGTGGTCTACTGGTTCAAGATCGCGACCAAGGCATGGTAAGACTAGACGACCTTAAAGTGGTTTCTAAGCGTCAACCGACAGAAGAAGAGCTGAAAGATGCGCTGTTCTGCTGGAAAGTAGCGAAATACGTGAAATCTAACGCGATCGTTTACGCGAAAGGCGACATGACTATCGGTGTGGGCGCAGGCCAAATGAGCCGCGTTTACTCAGCGAAAATTGCCGGCATCAAAGCCGCAGACGAAGGCTTAGAAGTTGCCGGTAGCGTAATGGCATCTGACGCTTTCTTCCCATTCCGCGACGGTATCGATGCCGCAGCAGAAGCCGGCATTAAGTGCGTAATTCAGCCAGGTGGCTCTATGCGTGACGACGAAGTTATCGCAGCAGCAGATGAGCACGGCATGGCGATGATCTTCACGGGTATGCGCCACTTCCGCCACTAATTTCCTCATCGTATTTGGCACTGTGGCGTCGTTAACTGCTTTTGCCCACCCCAGTTACGTAGCTGGCTATGTTTCCGGGATGGGCTCAATTGTTGCCTAGCCACATCATCAACTACTTTGAGTAAACAGTATTTATAAGATTAAGGATTTTCATATGCGAGTTTTAATCATTGGTTCAGGCGGTCGTGAACATGCGCTAGGCTGGAAAGCAGCGCAAAACCCAAATGTTGAGACTATTTTCATTGCTCCAGGCAACGCAGGTACGGCACTAGAGCCAAAACTAGAGAACGTAAACATCGATGTAGAAGACATCGCTGGCCTTGTTGCTTTCGCCAAAGAGAAAGCGATTGAACTGACTATCGTTGGCCCAGAAGCACCATTGGTTATTGGTGTGGTTGATGCGTTCCGCGAAGCGGGCTTACCAATCTTTGGCCCTACCCAAGCCGCAGCGCAGCTTGAAGGCTCTAAAGCGTTTACTAAAGACTTCCTTGCTCGTCACCAAATCCCAACCGGTGCTTACGCAAACTTCACAGAAA from Vibrio parahaemolyticus encodes the following:
- the zntR gene encoding Zn(2+)-responsive transcriptional regulator; its protein translation is MFQIGELAKRCGVTSDTLRFYEKNALIKPAGRSESGYRLYNEENQKQVRFILKAKELGLSLDEIKDLLEIKLEATEHSCAEVKAITSAKLELIDEKINELTKIRRALKKINDACCGHTNDDASHCSILAALE
- the purH gene encoding bifunctional phosphoribosylaminoimidazolecarboxamide formyltransferase/IMP cyclohydrolase, whose protein sequence is MNNARPIRRALISVSDKTGIVEFAQALAERGVDILSTGGTARLLAEQGIAVTEVSDYTGFPEMMDGRVKTLHPKVHGGVLGRRGQDDDVMAKHGINPIDMVVVNLYPFAETVAKDGCTLADAVENIDIGGPTMVRSAAKNHKDVTIVVNASDYDRVIAEMDANDKSLTLETRFDLAIAAFEHTAAYDGMIANYFGTMVPSYGENKEGDEESKFPRTFNQQFEKKQDMRYGENSHQAAAFYVEANPQEASVSTARQIQGKALSYNNIADTDAALECVKEFNEPACVIVKHANPCGVALGKDILEAYNRAYQTDPTSAFGGIIAFNQELDAETATAIVERQFVEVIIAPSVSAEAIEVVAAKKNVRLLECGEWSTKTTGFDVKRVNGGLLVQDRDQGMVRLDDLKVVSKRQPTEEELKDALFCWKVAKYVKSNAIVYAKGDMTIGVGAGQMSRVYSAKIAGIKAADEGLEVAGSVMASDAFFPFRDGIDAAAEAGIKCVIQPGGSMRDDEVIAAADEHGMAMIFTGMRHFRH